Genomic DNA from Macadamia integrifolia cultivar HAES 741 chromosome 6, SCU_Mint_v3, whole genome shotgun sequence:
GACCCCACACCTCATAACTTGAGGAAAGTTGGGCCTAAAGTGAAGGTAGTCAATAGCCTATAGATGATCAAAGCGTAAAAACAAGGGATTCTTAGATTGCTTCCAATAATGCTTTAGAGGAAGATGAATCTTATGGGTAGGAAGACCTAAGTGGATTCCTATGAATTGACCTACCTGCCCCTTATCGTTGGATGGATGAGATAAGACACAGGGAGGTCCAACACTCGATCCCATTAATAAAAATGGGGAACTTAGATGAGATAGAATCTTCAGTCTTGAGAGTATTTCATACATGATAAGGAGCCAGCTCATACCAATAGAATCTTGAGTCTTGAGATCATCAGTATTGTATCGGCTGATATTGTTATCTGGTATAGGTATATGTGAAACGATTATGAACCATGGACTCTCAATCTCATACCAATATAGACCGATATTGAcgatatgtatttatattaacAGTGACCGATACCAATGCCAATACCGTATACTAAAACCGTGGGTTATGATCTGCGTCATCCATGACATTGTAGTCATGAACCAGCCCTCACCTATCTACCACATGGTTTGTCTTGTACTACTGCCactacaaagagagagagagagagagagagatcccttCCTTCTTACTCACACTAATTAAGTGAAAGACATGCCAACGCAGATGCTAGGCTTCTTCCCTTATGATCATTGATTTGAGCCCACCAGAAGACCTCCACAAGGCCCACAATACCatccaataaaaaaacaaaaaaatgtggGCCCAGATTGTCCAAAGTCCAGTCCGCCTACCGACAACCCATGTGAACGATGACGTTTTGATTACGTATTGTCATTTAAGAAACTCACACATTATAAATGATACACAAATTattataagggaaaaaaaacagttttttttttaatttcaattattATTCCTTTTACAACTtctaaaaaattgaataaagaaGGAAGGAGTTATACCTCCCTATCACTATAATTACCCCCCCTCTCTCTGTTTATCCTTTGAttcttcaagaaaaagaaataaaaataaagtgtgAGAAAATAAGATACAAGAGAAGAATTAATCGTCAAACTGAAAGCCCAGCCACAAAGGCCACCCCGGTCGCGGGCAACCAAGAAGATCCGTATATGAATTGGGCGACGGTGAACTTGGCCGCCTCCGCGGCCTCAATAATAACCCGGTAACCGGGCCACGTGACCCGCCGTCCGACGGCTCCACCTGGACCGAAATTCATGTACTCCCCGTAGTAAAGTGTGTCGAGGGCGAAGGTGGCGTTCCATTCCAACCACCCTTTTGCGTTGATGTGATCACCCATGTAAGACAACATGTACACCGTCCTCGAGTAGAGCTTCCACGGACGACCCAGATAAGTCGGGTAAGTGGACTTGACGGGCTCTAGATCAGAAGCAGCAAGGATCCGACAGTTATGGATAGAGATGCCGGTGTTCTGGTTCGGGTCTTTCCGGTTCTGGGCCGTGATAGTGTTCTTCTGCTGGGCCATGGGTTTGCGTGCGTAGAGACTACAATTCTGTAACACCACCGCTGCGTTCCCAAATATGAAGTCCACGGTTCCGTACACGTCGCATTCTCTGTAGAACTGTCGCTGAGAATGTACGTACAGTGTGTCTTGATACCCTATGATGTTGCATCGGTACACCACCGAGTGATCCGCCCCAATACGTAAGGCCACCGCTTGATGCTTTTCGGGTCCCGCATAGTTCTCGAAGGTCATGTCCCTTGCGATAAATCCAGCTCCCGTCGCCGCTGTACATATAAAGTTAATAATCCCAAATACACCATAAATAACCACCATTTAACTTTTACTAATTACAGTAATAATTATTACTTACCGAATGATGCCGTGTGGAACGTGGTAAAATTATCGTAGACGCTCCTGCCACCTGTAATGACCGTTTTGCCCTTACCGTCTCCTATGAACATCAGATTGGTCTTTTTCCTCCCCACCTTAAGGTTCTTCTCGTCGTAcctatagatatatatatatatatatataatttcaatTTCCAACACCCAACAAGATTAATATATTAATTCATCACTTGACCTAAGTGAGTTGTCAAGCCAAATAGTCAACCTACAcactatgagagagagagagagagagagaggggaggggatACTATTGTCAATAAAAGCCAGAAAgagaacaaaaaggaaactttccttttcttttctttttttttttactggttATATTTACCTTCCTGCTTTGACGTGGATAATAAAACGGCGACTGCTATGCTCCGGAGCAGCTTTAATGGCTTCCGATATCGTCTTATAGGTGCCGTTTCCGTCTTTGGAGACAACAATGTCAGCCCGCATCACATCCACCGGCATATCCAAGagtctcctctctctcctagtCAGCCATTTCGGGAACCCACGGCTTTCCTCTACCTGAACCTCCGCCGGCGGAAAAACGCTTCCCATCAATCTCCGCCGGTTCTGAATGGGAACACCGGAGAAGTCTCCGCTGTCGCCGGAAAAGGCAAAGATGGCTAAGCAATTACTAACCAGCTCCGACAGATCCTTAAGCCTTTGTTGTATCTGATCCTTCACGTTCCCACCGCTCACAACATCGAATCCATCCGAACACGTGTCCTGATTGGTGAGTGCCGCACTAAGCCACGTCATCACATCTTGCGTTGATCCAACGGTTCCTGTCTGTCCGCTACCATCAGCCGGCGGCACCACCGACATTAAAGACCGTGAGAGCTGATCCACCGAATCCTGCAACAGCTCCAAGCAATCCCCGTAAGCCGACCGAACGAGAGTATCCATTTGTAAGTTTCCAATATCCGAGACGTCGTAGAGGGCTTTTCCGACGCGTTGGAGGGTCATATTGACTGAGATGTGAACAAGGTCTCGTTCCCCTGCATCGAGCGCCCCTGGGAAATCGACAAGCGAGTTGACACAGAGGTCAGGGTAACGAGTCTTGCTGCAGGTTTTGGAGATGGACTGGGTAGGTCCCCGGATGCCATGTGCCCGTTCTCCGGCGGATTTTGGTCGGATTAAAACGACAATTCCGGCGGAAGCTGCTGCAGCAAGGAGGACAAAAGCGAGGACACCGATGACAATGAGCCGACGATTTCCCTTCTTTGAGCTAGTGGGTTCCCCCAATTGGCTTCGGAAAGATGCGCCAATCGAAGACCCAGCAGACTTCGATGATCCAAGCTTTCCGTAATCCATTTTCAGGTAGAGACAAAGTagcagagaagaaagaagggttTGGACAAAATGGAATTACAGAAGGGGAAAATTGAGGATTGGAGAGATTTTATATAAtgtcagaagaagaagaagaacaagaacaagaagagaaataaacagAAGTTGGTGCCAAGTCCATGTCGAGGGTGTAGCTTTATTCTACTTtcagagctagagagagagagagagagagagagagagcagtgaGCACTGAGGAGCTGAACACAAAAGGTTCCTTTCTACTCTCCATTCCtcctttttggtttctttttaaagcTTGCATTGTGATCCCGTAACCTTATTAACCTTTCTTTAATCTAAATTACTATGTTAAGATTCATTTAAAGTTACTGATTTAATTTAGCTTTACTTTGGAACTGTGGATTACAGTATATTTGGAGTTGCAGGAAATTAAAGAAGCTGTGGGAGATGACAAAAGAGCACTTGAAGACTAGAAAAAAGGCAAACTGAAAAGTACTATGATTAGTGACTTTCTTTCTTAACGCGGCAAGATACAAAAGGGTCGCCCTTTTCTTAACGCGGTCGGTAAGGGTATAAATTTTGGACCGGAGATAAAACCAGTTGtttaaaattgaattaaattaaatctaaaTAATTTTGTAAGAGTTATACTGGAGTCGTATGAGAATCATTtaattttcactgaaaacagtgaagagcactaaacatcccATGTGAGTGACCTAAGGTGTGCCTAATGAGAGTCTAACTTAGGATGTTCGAGTTTACGGTTCGTATCAAGTTTATTACTCACCAATTGCACTACCCCTTGGGTTTCCTCAacaaccctaaactctaaattaCCCCCAAAAAATGAGTTGTAATATTTCAGTTTTTCTGTATCTCTTTTGGCCTCCATCTTTGAATATTGACTCTCTATGTGTTTCTCATTCCCAAGTCTTGTACAAACCAAATAAGTTAAATCAAATTACTGAGAATGTCACTGAATACAAAAAACAGTACAAAATCGAACCGATTTGGTTTAATTTAGATTTTGGTTGGAATAGGATGGATGCTCATGATTgaagacaaaaatgaaaatccaaTGATCATAAGGTGAAGGGTTCCACCATAATAAAAGTGAATTGAGTTTAGATAAAGAAGGTGATGTAGGTAAAAGTGTAGCAACATTAACGAATACCCACTTCTGTAATATATTCTCCTTTAATAATTAATAGGAATAGGGTGTGTGGGGTGTAATTATATATGGTCAAATCGTAGCCACCGGAGCCATATGGGTCTTGCGTCTTAGATGGCATGAAAATAACGTTAGCGAAAGTGCTTAGAAATCCACCGACAGTGCTTGTGTGTTATGTGTGTGAATGCGAGACCGAGAGGAGTTGAGTGAAGAGAGAGTGTGGGTAGTGCATTTCGTATtactcatttttatttattcaatggGTTCACCACGTACTTTGCATGTACCAATTATTTAttattccttttcttctcctcttcatcttcttcttcttatatatCGGTCATATTGGAAACTTTTGCCCTCAAATATACTAATGTCTATATGGATTTTGACTATTTTACCATTGTataagtgagtttttttttttttgggtaatcaaAAAAGGGTGCTTCATggtggtagtgatcatagccccgtACAGTAAGCGACACTTAGTGGGCATGTCAAGACTCAAATCCACAACCAATCGACTCGAGCGATAATGGATTGAAGACATTAttaccactaggctaccaaccctgtTGGTGTATCAGcaaagtattggtatcaagaacaagatcctctcaagtgtgcCAATTCCCTCCAGTGCACATTGGACAGCTAGGAGGCACTTGGGTGCATACCCCGGTGCTGCAAGCCATCCAATGTGTACTAGAGTGGTTGGTGCACTTGATAAGATCGAGGTCCTCTATTCCCCTAAGAAGCTAATGCAATGGGAGCAATAGTCTAGTATTTTGATTGTAAATCAAGTCTAATACCGTTCCATAttaatttttactattttaccctttatcTGTATTGTATAACTGATTTTGTATCAaccaagtattggtatcaggaacgagatcctctcaagtgcaccATCCCCCTCCAGTGCACATCGGACGACTAGAGGTACTAGAAGTGCATGCCCCGGTGCTTTAAGCCGTCTGATGTGTACTAGGGTGGTTGGCGCACTTAAAAGAATCTGGGCCCTAGTGCAATGGGAGTAGTAGTCCAGCATTTTGATCAGAAATCAAGTCTAATACAATTTCCACATCAATTGATTTGTATCAATAACCAAATTGTTTTGGTGATTTACAGTGGGTAAAGCGTCCCAAGAAGCGTTTTACCTAGGTCCGTTTTTCGTTGACACCATCCTTGTCCTTCCTTGGATCCCACTCTCTTCAAAATGGAGACAGCTTATGGGTTCCAAAGGAATTAaatccgagagagagagagagagagagagagagagagagagagagcataacaTATGTCCCAAACCTAATCAAATATCGAAATTGATGGagagatgggaaaaggaggcgggtggggagggggaaagCGAAATCCCCCCCATCAAAACAATTAAAGAGAGCACTAATTGGAGGATCACAGAAACAATAATTCAAGCAAGAAAACCTCTTGTATCAATCAATGAATTCACGTGCAGAAGCTGTAGCTATCTTtctttaatattatattttattattttaattatcattGGATCATTGACCTTAAGGGCCCAAAATCTGTTGTCAATAACTCATGATCCAAAAATTAGGTGGAAcaaaaggttttttttcttttccctttctctgGTCctatattttcccttttcttagGGTGAATACGTtctttccctggattttagcgACCTCATATGCATTACCATTAGCATGTTTATTCTAATACCCATAtgaaatatattaaataaatacaaataaacaAAGAcacaattaggggtgtcaaacacTTGGTTAGGTTTACTAATCCTTAAAAGAAACCAAACCGTTAGTCTATTATTCAATGATGTTGAGATTAGAAAACTTCTAGGATATCATAGAAGCCAATAGTATTCGTTGTAAATAgggatataaatggatagtcgaaatCTGAATTCGAATTCACATCCGTATTTGTTGTATTCGATTAATGGATATCCAGATCAAAAAACTCAAATTAATGATCCAGAAAATAATTATTCGATCGGACTAAATGATCAATTCCTAATTTTGAGAGTTCTTAAAGTTTAGataggttctagagaattagaAAAAGAGTTAAGGCAACTTATAAAGATAGATTAAGAGCAAATTGTATTTATTGAGGGAGAAAGGTTGGGATCATAAAAGTTAGAGAGTAAACGGATGACTGAAAATCCAATTCGATTCTCATCCATATCCGCTTAGGAGTATTTATATTCAGTTAGAAAATATCTAAATTCAATCACATCCAATCCGTATTTAATCCATATCCAATCTATTTACAATCTTAATTGTAAGCTTTCATATCTCAAAGCAACAAATCCAAATGCTATGTCGAATCTCGCCTTCAACTAGGGCTAGATTGTTAATCTTCTTGAGTAGTCTTGACCCTAGAAAACCGTCTGTAATCGCACTCGAGAATAAACATAATGTGCTAGGTGACTAAAATATTATCCTGTATGTCCTTAAGTGCCAAATATTTATTAATCTGATAATTACACCACCGGTGGAACTACATGCATTGAGTTCTCTATGGTCATTCGCCAATTGGATCATAAATTCATAAATACATTCCAAGTGGGTCCACCACATACGGTTATCAGCTAAATTCTAAAATTGCAACTGAGCAGATTCTCTCTGAGCAACTCTTCTGATCCGAACTGTACGGCTCTGATAAAAATGTATTTTTGTCTCTCTGCATGTCTGAATCCAAAATTCCAAATACGTAAAAACCAGATAAGGTGTACATATTATTAGATAGGCTTGGCCAGAGTGTTCAGATCCAGTAACTTTCTTTCATCGATGGGGTCCATTTTGGACTTCAACCACACATTCCCCTATTCCCCGTTTGCTTGTCCTTTCTTTCTGAAGATTCGTTTATGCCCTTTCTTGTTTCCATCAATGGAATAGGTTCCAATCGGTTGCCTTTTTTTCCCCACAGAGTATAAAGGTAATTTCCCTCATATCAGTTTTCTCTTGTCCGTCTCACCAATATGGTCCTAAGTGAATGATGTGATGCCTTTTTTGGGACCACCATTAGTGTGACATTTCGATTATTTCCCATACACCAGTGTCGTGGAACCTTTGTTGGATTGGGTTCCTTTGTAGTGCTACAAGGTGTATAGCACACgtctaatgataaaaaaatgcTCAAACACATATACAGTCAAGGTGTTGAAGCGCAGCCCAAGACATTCCTGATTGTTGGATATGCAATACAGGGCATGTAACGCAGCAGAAAATCTCACTCCACCTTCTCCCTAGTTTTAACCTCCCACTACCTTATTTAACCACAATCTAATTGGAGTCATAGATTATGTTCACGGAATCAGTAAAGGTATCAATCACCATCGGTTTCGATACCCATACATAACAGTGATATTGGGTTGTATCGataactccaaatcaaaacaacatttttttttaattagaaatACCACATTCTTACCATATTGATCGATCCCTACCCCCTATCGATATACGACTAATACCAATTCCTAAAACTGTGCTTGGAGTTGTAGTGATCCCTCGTGAAATGTCTTGGTGACATTAGGATTTTCATTATATTACAAAACAAAAGGAGGGATTTATACATAGTCTATGTTTATTAGTAACTTTCACACCAAGCTAATATACATATGGGAGAGAAGGCCTCACAATTCATATATGTGGGACCACAGTCAATGGGAAAAAATGTTAATAAGTGtcgaggagaaaagagaatatgAGATAGAGAGGTATTACCAGCATGTGTATCATTTTCCCGTACTAAAATAATGTTTAGAGAATTTGATAATGAAAAACAACACtattcaaacaaagcacaagaACAGAAGATAATATCACAACGAACTCAACTTTAATCTCTCCCACCAACCAGTAGGATGGATTTCTGACTTTTTCTTCATAGCAACCAACCACTATAGATACGCATTATCAAAGCTGAAAGTAAAAGCGATAGCAAAACTAAAGGGAGTTAAAAGAAAGTTAACATGGGATTTGGTTGGTAAATCCCCTCAACCTCTCAAATCAACTAAATTAAATTGATGACAATTGGTGATGCAATTGATTCATGTCTGCTACGGATTTTGAAGAACTCAATCCCATAAATCAGTTTAATTACAAGATGAGAGAGCTGGGGTCATGCAAATACATAGCCCCTCTTCTCTTCTGCCTGAGTAGTTTAGAAGGCGTTTTTCGATCTACGATCCTTCAGAGCGAAGGGTTAGACAGATAGTATAAGCCCTTTGACTTTCAGCCATGTGTTGTCCGGCTCTCGCAAGCGAATGAAGGGAAGCTCATCAAAGCTTTCCAAACCAATTACCGCAGCAGCTTATATAGTGGTCGGCCAACTAAAGCTCGCGTTGTTTCGCTTCCCTCCCCCCTTACTAAAGTAGTTGTCGGCTTTCTATAATTCAAGACCATATCAATTCACATCAATTCTCTTTTTAAACCGATGTAAGATCAACTTTCCCCGATCCCTATAAGACTGATATGAGATCATAACAGATCCTATCTTCAAATTGTCTTCAGATCCCCCCTTATCCCTTCTTGAATACAAAATTTTCCTCCACCTTGCTGAAGCCATAGGCAAAAGCCTTTTGGGGCACCGCTTAGATGGGTAGACCAAAATAAAAAGCCTATATTTCTGATGCCGAAAGGTCCTTTGCCAAAAGAGATTAATGACAATAAAGGCTGATATCATGTTACTACGAAAGTACCAAGTAGCTTAACAGGGAAGTCCACATTCACCAACCCTAACTTGGGGATGAGGGTTAATTAAGAGATTCCAAGGTTCGAtggattgaaaaaataaataaataaaaacagaaaaagaacaaaGTTAAAAGATATATAAAGTAGGGATCCTTGCTTGCTTGGCTTTCGTCCACAATCTTATAAAGTCTGTAATCATGTTTACATCTTTTTTTATAAAGCTACGAATGTATTTGGTATGTATTCacataatatattttgattttaaaatgtaaccctAATCAaggaaatagagaaaaattgaatttcaaaaagCCTTTTTAACCCAAAATCTATTACTATAATGCATATAAAACACAACCAAAATGAAGTCTCGATGACTCGTTTGGTAATGAAAAAGGACCACGTGATGCTTTACAGGGCGGGTATGCTTTTATCTTTACTAGTTACAATGCAATTAGAATGTTGTATGCGTCATGACCCATGCGTATTGCAAAATATAGAatatcatttctcacttctatCTAGCAaacattatttattttgtattcaTTTTAAGGAAGGTTTTCTACGACGAGTGCAATTTCccattaatgaaaatgaaaaatcaaatcATGCAATAGAGGTGGGTTttaaagagaaaagagggtAAGCTCTGAGTgcatacataaaaaatttgcaaacTGCCATTgtgacaatatatatatatatatatattttttttcttgtttttattatcaagtacacaaatttattgcacccaaaaaaaaaatacaaaaatttcatgaattttttaaatttcatgtgaaatagaaaagagagtgaagaagaggatctcATTAGTTCATATTTTAGACAAAGTGGAGAGAAGATAGAAAAGAGTAAAATTAAGGACAATCCTGCACTCAATCAACAGTAATGggatcaattttattttatttttttcgtgGCTTTTTTCCATTGggggaaataaaaattattaaataaaaaaatgatacctAGTTACTTGGCCTCCATACCTAAACACAGAGGAGGAGAAATGATGACCCCGATCATATGAAATACAAAAAACGCACTTTTTGTTGATTCCTCTGCACTGTCTCATTATTTACCAAGTAGCTTTCTTATTCCCATAAATTACCAAGTGAATGAATAAAAGAAGACTAAAATTAGTGTTTTAAAGATTGGATTGAGATTGAATCgactgattcagattgaaattAACTGAAACTGATACAATTTTGACCAATCTAATCTcatcaaaacaattttttttcattatttttattttaactaaCTATGATCGAAGATCGATGGATCTCTATATAGAAACTCTAGGGTTAGGATTAATTGGGCAAGAGAAAAATTGAAGGTAGGAGTGGGTACAGTGGTTGTTAGTAATCACATATACCCCCCCAATGTCTCCCACTCGATAGTAGAAGTCTCCCCCAACCCCACTGGCCACAGTGAATGCATTGCATGCATGGGTCGTTCAACTCACTTATAAGACAATTAATACCATTAGTGCTATTGTTTCAATGCAAATACCTACACTACACTACACTGTACTGCTCCTCTGTAACCATAGCTTTCTGTTGggcccactctctctctctcttcttaaatTCACAAGACATGCATGTTCAAATCAAATTCTCTACTTTCCACATCGTCAAAACTTCGCTTTCTCCACACTGTGTGACACTACACCACCACCCACTCTCTctccctgtctctctctcttcttaaatTCACAAGACATGTTCATATCAAGTTCTTTATCTTCCACGTCTTCAACACTTCGCTTTCTTATTGATGTTCCTATTGTGGACCATATCTTTCCACTTCAACAAACATTGCTTTTTCCTTACCTACTTCAATTAGCAAGGCAAACCCTATAGATAAGGGGGTCAAAATGGAACCAGAACAGAAAATTGGAATCAAAGTTGATCTTTTATAGCCCAACTGAATTAAATTGGATTGATTATGATTTCAAgaatataaaccaaataaaatctGGAACAGAATGGCCATATTAAATGCATGCAATACGACAacaaattagaagaagaatggttGAAACGGGCTGAATAAATGAACCAAATTGAAATGGATCAGTTATGATTTCAAGAATATGAACCGAATGCAATATGGTTCAGTTTTAATTCCTATGCTGGTCATCTCGAACCGAATCAATCTATGCTCACATCCAATTCAGGTTGATCCCTATACAGATATCCGTATGTTTGGAGGATTAAAACTAATACCCTTTAAGGCATTAAGTAGAGAGCTTCTCGATATATAAGAAGGCACTGAGGCCATGAAAAAATGGAGTGGATCTATAGGTCTATAACTGCCAACATCTCACACGTCCCTTAGGACCATGTCCCAACTCTTAATCCCAAGTGTTCAAGAGATTCGGATCCACCAGATCGGAATCGGTAGCCAGATATTCCTACCCGAATCGGTAATAAATGACTTAATGATGTCGGGTGATCCGAACCGGTTGAGATTCGCATCACACATTAACCGGGTTGGACAAGATCCACTAAGCAGTCTATCATGCAAAGCATTGACTCGCCTCCAGTA
This window encodes:
- the LOC122081287 gene encoding probable pectinesterase/pectinesterase inhibitor 61, coding for MDYGKLGSSKSAGSSIGASFRSQLGEPTSSKKGNRRLIVIGVLAFVLLAAAASAGIVVLIRPKSAGERAHGIRGPTQSISKTCSKTRYPDLCVNSLVDFPGALDAGERDLVHISVNMTLQRVGKALYDVSDIGNLQMDTLVRSAYGDCLELLQDSVDQLSRSLMSVVPPADGSGQTGTVGSTQDVMTWLSAALTNQDTCSDGFDVVSGGNVKDQIQQRLKDLSELVSNCLAIFAFSGDSGDFSGVPIQNRRRLMGSVFPPAEVQVEESRGFPKWLTRRERRLLDMPVDVMRADIVVSKDGNGTYKTISEAIKAAPEHSSRRFIIHVKAGRYDEKNLKVGRKKTNLMFIGDGKGKTVITGGRSVYDNFTTFHTASFAATGAGFIARDMTFENYAGPEKHQAVALRIGADHSVVYRCNIIGYQDTLYVHSQRQFYRECDVYGTVDFIFGNAAVVLQNCSLYARKPMAQQKNTITAQNRKDPNQNTGISIHNCRILAASDLEPVKSTYPTYLGRPWKLYSRTVYMLSYMGDHINAKGWLEWNATFALDTLYYGEYMNFGPGGAVGRRVTWPGYRVIIEAAEAAKFTVAQFIYGSSWLPATGVAFVAGLSV